The following are encoded together in the Pungitius pungitius chromosome 7, fPunPun2.1, whole genome shotgun sequence genome:
- the usp24 gene encoding ubiquitin carboxyl-terminal hydrolase 24 isoform X4, with translation METEEEQHITTLLCMGFPDPDVIRKALRLAKNDINEAVALLTNESPGLGYGYEPMESGPAPGVGSTGDVETTGRTGTGGFDPPPAYHDVVDSERSNDENGNCSGESMEFPTTNLYELESRVFTDHWSIPYKREESLGKCLIASTSLARHGLADADENCKRFTDRCMPEAFKKLLTSSAVHKWGTEIHEGIYNMLMLLVELVAERVKQDPVPVNLMGVLTMAFNPDNEYHFKNRMKACQRNWAEVFGEESNMFAVSPSNAYQKEPHGWLVDLVNRFGELGGFTAIQEKLNADEIEIACVSALVQPLGVGAEYLNSSLVQPMLDPVIHKMITYVQNLEEKDLKDKRLVSIPDLLSAIKLLCMRFQRELVTVVDDLRLDTLLRMLKTPHFSTKMNSLKEVTKLIEESTVSKTVKNAIDTDKLLDWLVENSVLSIALEGNIDQAQYCERIKGIIELLGSKLSLDELSKIWKIQAGQSSTVIENIHTIIAAAAVKFSSDQLTHLFVLIQKSWEVESDRVRQKLLSLIGRIGREARSEATTGKVLEVLWDLAHLPSLPTSLVQQALEEHLGILSDAYAVKEAVKRGYIIKCIEDIKKTHSQEDDSQSSFLTATWGKKKANSVAKASQQSSPQAVWVVPALRQLHEITRSFIKQTYQKQDKSIIQDLKKNFEIVKLITGSLVCCHRLAVTAAGNNGLSGSTLVDGRYTYQEYLDSHLRFLAFFLQEASLYLVWNRAKELWECLVSGPDVCELDREMCFEWFTKGQHDLESDVQQQLFKEKILKLEPYEITMNGFNLFKTFFENVNLCDHRLKRQGTQLCVERLDLAGMDFIWRIAMETPDEEIANEAIQLIITYSYTNLNPKMKKDSVSLHKKFIADCYKRLEAASSALGGPTLTHAVTRATKMLTATAMPTVATSVQSPSRYRGGFGSTKLVIIERLLLLAERYVLTIEDLYSAPRTILPHGASFNGHPVTLHITYESTKDTFTLETHSNETIGSIRWKISEHLSCPVDNVQIFANDSVLTMNRDQKLLSQLGFSDEQTLTVKSSGTGTPSGSSESSASASSSSSSAVFNSAYALEQEKSLPGVVMALVCNVFEMLYQLANLDETRITLRVRKLLLLIPTDPEVQDALDNFVPKESSVWSHQKTLFQATGSRSPSMSSKQQHQPSAASILESLFRSSAPGMSTFRVLYNLEVLSSKLMPTSDDEMAKTSSKSFCENFLKAGGLSLVVNVMQRDSIPSEVDYETRQGVYSICLQLARFLLVGQSMPSVLDDDVIRDGESLSSRPFRNAGRAGRQLSLCGTPEKSSYRQMSLSERSSIRVEEIVPAARVAIQTMEVGDFTSTVACFMRLTWAAAAGRLDLVGSPQPIRETHSTLLPQGVRTRVSSTGSNCSSSSEGENTPTALHAGICVRQQCVSIKDTIIAREALSLLVTCLQLRCQQLCSFYNLPSVNDFIIDVLLGSPSGEIRRVACDQLYTLSQTDTSAFNEVQKPNLFLISVVLTAQLPLWSPTSIMRGVNQRLLSQCTEYFDLRCQLLDDLTTSEMEVLKVSAATMLEDEISWLDNFEPSWSSEMETSEADNILLAGHLRLIKTLLSLCGSDKEHLGASLIQQLLDDFLFRASRIIINSSNPTPSPAPPSHDFHPKCSTASSRLAAYEVLVMLADSSLSNLRLITRELMSMHHQSDPSLCKEFDYLPPVESRSVSGFVGLKNGGATCYMNAVFQQLYMQPGLPEAFLSIEEDTDQPEESVFYQVQSLFGHLMESKLQYYIPENFWKIFKMWNKELYVREQQDAYEFFTSLVDQLDEHLKKMGREQIFKNTFQGIFSDQKICKDCPHRYEREETFMALNLGVTSCQSLEISLDQFVRGEVLEGSNAYYCEKCKEKRTTVKRTCIKSLPSVLCIHLMRFGFDWESGRSIKYDEQIRFPWVLNMEPYTVSGMARQDCSGEAGEGRGEGPSGGSPRKKVTISENYELVGVVVHSGQAHAGHYYSFIKDRRGSARGRWYKFNDNVVEEFDMNDETLEYECFGGEYRPKVYDQSNPYPDVRRRYWNAYMLFYQKISDQNSPVLPKKSRVSIMRQEAEDLTLSAPSSPDVSPQSSPRPPRANNDRLTLLTRLVRKGEKKGLFVEKMPASIYQMVRDENLKFMKNRDVYNSDYFNFTLSLASVNATKLKHPDYQPMAKESLQLAVHFLFHTYLHTKKKLRVDTEEWMATVEVLLSKSREACQWMVQYLVGPEGREITRVCLLECSVREVRVVVASILEKTLESALHFGDPGVDDLTDTLLSLLDKDVPENVKNCAQYFGLFSSFAQQGCGPCQLLLKHSAYRRMLVFLLGPNRQNNQNRRWSPAQAREFLHLHSALALITLHCDLNPQRTEAPGGFVLRVSCVPASTELLPLHADILASLFTPEGQPYLLEVMFAMRELSGPLSLLIEMVTYSSYCNEPFSLGVLQLLKTQLETAPPHELKNVFQMLQELLVMEDPLQTQRLKYAFESEKGLLALMHQSNNVDSRRCYQCVKFLVTLAQKCAPAKDYFKDLSGHWSWAVQWLQKKMTEHYWTPQSNVSNETSTNKTFQRTISAQDTLAYATALLNEKEQSGSSNGSDGSPANDGAERSLRQGSESPMMLGDSKSDLEDVDP, from the exons cGGAGCAACGATGAGAACGGGAACTGCTCGGGGGAAAGCATGGAGTTCCCCACCACCAACCTGTACGAGCTGGAGAGCCGGGTCTTCACCGACCACTGGTCCATTCCCTACAAGAGGGAGGAGTCCCTGGGGAAGTGTCTCATCGCGTCCACCAGCCTGGCCCGGCACg GTCTCGCTGACGCCGACGAGAACTGCAAGCGCTTCACGGACCGCTGCATGCCGGAGGCCTTCAAGAAG CTGCTGACCAGCAGCGCCGTGCACAAGTGGGGCACCGAGATCCACGAGGGCATCTACAAcatgctgatgctgctggtggagctggtggcAGAGCGAGTGAAGCAGGACCCGGTGCCCGTGAACCTGATGGGAGTCCTGACTATG GCCTTCAACCCGGATAACGAGTACCACTTCAAGAACCGCATGAAGGCCTGTCAGAGGAACTGGGCCGAGGTGTTTGGAGAGGAGTCCAACATGTTCGCCGTCTCCCCGAGCAACGCCTATCAgaaa GAGCCTCATGGCTGGCTGGTGGATCTTGTGAACCGA TTCGGGGAGCTGGGAGGATTCACGGCCATCCAGGAGAAGCTCAACGCGGACGAAATCGAGATCGCT TGCGTGTCGGCTCTGGTTCAGCCTCTCGGAGTCGGTGCTGAATATCTAAACTCCAGCCTTGTCCAG CCGATGCTCGACCCAGTCATCCATAAGATGATCACATACGTGCAGAACCTGGAGGAAAAGGACCTTAAAGACAAG CGCCTGGTGAGCATCCCGGACCTGCTGTCGGCCATCAAGCTGCTGTGCATGCGCTTCCAGAGGGAGCTGGTCACCGTGGTGGACGACCTGAGGCTGGACACTCTGCTGAGGATGCTCAAGACGCCCCACTTCTCCACCAAGATGAACTCCCTCAAAGAG GTGACGAAGCTGATCGAGGAGAGCACGGTGTCAAAGACGGTGAAGAACGCCATCGACACGGATAAGCTGCTGGACTGGCTGGTGGAGAACTCGGTCCTGTCAATCGCACTGGAGG GTAACATCGACCAGGCTCAGTACTGCGAGCGGATCAAAGGAATCATCGAGCTGCTGGGCAGCAAACTGTCGCTGGACGAGCTCTCCAAGATCTGGAAGATTCAG GCGGGTCAGTCATCGACTGTGATAGAAAACATCCACACCATCATCGCTGCTGCCGCCGTCAAGTTCAGCTCCGATCAGCTCACCCACCTCTTCGTCCTCATCCAGAAG AGCTGGGAGGTGGAGAGCGACCGCGTGAGGCAGAAGCTGCTCAGCCTCATCGGGAGGATCGGCAGGGAGGCTCGCTCTGAAGCCACCACGGGAAag GTGCTGGAGGTGCTGTGGGATCTGGCCCACCTCCCCAGTCTGCCCACCAGCCTGGTCCAGCAGGCGCTGGAGGAGCACCTGGGCATCCTGAGCGACGCGTACGCCGTCAAGGAGGCGGTGAAGCGCGGCTACATCATCAAATGCATCGAGGACATCAAGAAG ACTCACTCTCAGGAGGACGACTCTCAGAGCTCGTTTCTTACTGCCACTTGGGGCAAGAAGAAGGCAAACTCTGTGGCCAAA gccTCTCAGCAGAGCAGTCCTCAGGCGGTCTGGGTGGTTCCTGCTCTCCGTCAGCTGCATGAGATCACCCGTTCCTTCATCAAGCAGACCTATCAGAAGCAAGACAAG AGCATCATCCAGGACCTGAAGAAGAACTTTGAGATCGTGAAGCTGATCACGGGCTCCCTGGTGTGCTGCCATCGGCTGGCTGTGACCGCGGCGGGGAACAACGGGCTCTCCGGCTCCACCCTGGTGGACGGGCGCTACACCTACCAGGAG TACCTGGACAGCCACCTGCGCTTCCTGGCCTTCTTCCTGCAGGAGGCCAGCCTCTACCTGGTGTGGAACCGGGCCAAGGAGCTGTGGGAGTGCCTGGTCTCAGGGCCGGACGTCTGCGAGCTCGACCGCGAG ATGTGTTTCGAGTGGTTCACCAAAGGACAACACGACCTGGAGAGCgacgtccagcagcagctcttcaAGGAGAAGATCCTGAAGCTGGAGCCCTACGAGATCACCATGAACG GCTTCAATCTGTTCAAGACCTTCTTCGAGAACGTTAATCTGTGCGACCATCGCCTCAAACGCCAGGGAACTCAGctg TGCGTGGAGCGCCTCGACCTGGCGGGGATGGATTTTATCTGGcgcatcgccatggaaacccccGACGAAGAGATCGCCAACGAGGCGATCCAGCTCATCATCACATACAGCTACACCAACCTCAACCCCAAGATGAAGAAG GACTCGGTTTCTTTGCACAAGAAGTTCATCGCTGATTGTTACAAGCGACTCGAG gcaGCCAGCTCAGCCCTCGGCGGGCCTACTCTGACGCACGCCGTTACCCGGGCAACCAAGATGCTGACTGCCACCGCCATGCCGACGGTGGCCACGTCTGTACAGTCTCCATCCAGGTACAGAGGGGGGTTTGG atccaCCAAGCTGGTGATCATTGagagactgctgctgctggctgagcGCTACGTCCTCACTATCGAG GACCTGTACTCGGCTCCTCGCACTATTCTACCTCACGGGGCCTCGTTCAACGGACACCCCGTCACCCTGCACATCACCTACGAGTCAACCAAAGACACCTTCACCTTAGAG acCCACAGCAATGAGACCATAGGAAGTATCCGGTGGAAGATATCGGAGCATCTGAGCTGTCCTGTGGACAACGTCCAGATCTTTGCCAATGACAGCGTG ttGACCATGAACCGGGACCAGAAGCTGCTCTCCCAGCTGGGCTTCAGTGACGAGCAGACCCTGACGGTGAAGAGCTCGGGCACCGGCACCCCCTCCGGAAGCTCTGAGTCCTCGGCgtcggcctccagcagctccagctccgcCGTCTTCAACTCGGCCTACGCCCTGGAGCAG GAGAAGTCTCTGCCCGGAGTGGTGATGGCTTTGGTGTGCAACGTGTTTGAGATGCTTTACCAGCTGGCGAACCTCGATGAGAccag GATCACCCTCCGCGtgaggaagctgctgctgctgatcccAACAGATCCTGAAGTGCAGGACGCGCTCGACAACTTTGTTCCCAAAGAATCCAGCGTCTGGAGCCACCAG AAGACACTGTTCCAGGCCACAGGCTCTCGTTCCCCGTCCATGTCCtccaagcagcagcaccagcccAGTGCTGCATCCATCCTGGAGTCCCTCTTCAGGTCCTCGGCCCCGGGCATGTCCACCTTCAGAGTGCTGTACAACctggag GTGCTGAGCTCGAAGCTCATGCCCACGTCGGACGATGAGATGGCGAAAACCAGCAGCAAGTCGTTCTGTGAGAACTTCCTCAAAGCCGGAGGCCTCAG tcTGGTGGTGAATGTGATGCAGAGAGACTCCATCCCATCAGAGGTCGACTACGAGACCAGACAAGGAGTCTACTCCATCTGCCTTCAGCTGGCCAg GTTTCTTCTGGTTGGCCAGAGCATGCCTTCGGTGCTggacgatgatgtcatcagggacGGCGAGTCGCTGTCCTCCCGTCCGTTCCGTAACGCCGGGCGGGCGGGGCGACAGCTGTCTCTGTGCGGGACTCCGGAGAAGTCGTCCTACCGCCAGATGTCTCTGTCCGAGCGCTCCTCCATCAGGGTGGAGGAGATCGTCCCGGCAGCTCGCGTCGCCattcag ACCATGGAGGTGGGCGACTTCACCTCCACCGTGGCCTGCTTCATGCGTCTCACCTGGGCTGCTGCAGCCGGCCGGTTGGACCTGGTCGGCAgccctcagccaatcagagagaccCACAGCACCCTCCTGCCGCAGGGGGTCCGCACCAGAGTCAGCAGCACAG gGAGTAACTGCAGCTCCAGCAGTGAGGGGGAGAACACGCCAACAGcgttgcatgctgggatatgtgTGAGACAGCAGTGCGTTTCCATCAAAGACACCATCATCGCCCGGGAAGCTCTGTCACTGCTGGTCACATGTCTGCAGCTACGCTGTCAGCAGCTGT gTTCTTTTTACAACCTTCCCTCCGTCAACGATTTCATCATCGATGTCCTGCTGGGATCTCCCAGCGGAGAg ATCCGCCGCGTGGCGTGTGACCAGCTCTACACGCTGAGCCAGACGGACACATCGGCCTTCAACGAAGTCCAGAAGCCCAACTTGTTCCTCATCTCAGTGGTCCTCACCGCCCAGCTGCCGCTGTGGAGCCCTACTTCCATCATGAGGGGGGTCAACCAGag GTTGTTGTCCCAATGCACCGAGTACTTTGACCTGAGATGCCAGCTTCTGGACGACCTGACGA CCTCGGAGATGGAGGTGTTGAAGGTGAGCGCTGCCACCATGTTGGAGGACGAGATCTCCTGGCTCGACAACTTCGAGCCCAGCTGGAGCTCTGAGATGGAGACCAGCGAGGCGGACAACATCCTGCTGGCGGGACACCTGCGGCTCATCAAGACGCTGCTGTCCCTCTGCGGCAGCGACAAGGAGCACCTCG GAGCATCTCTCATCCAGCAGTTGTTGGACGACTTCCTGTTTCGAGCCTCGCGCATCATCATCAACAGTTCCAACCCGACGCCCTCGCCGGCCCCCCCCAGCCACGACTTCCACCCGAA gtgcaGCACGGCCAGCAGCAGGCTGGCGGCCTACGAGGTGCTGGTGATGCTGGCCGACAGCTCGCTGTCCAACCTGCGCCTCATCACCAGAGAGCTCATGTCCATGCACCACCAGTCGGACCCGTCCCTCTGCAAGGAGTTCGAC taCCTCCCCCCCGTGGAGAGCCGGTCCGTCTCAGGCTTTGTGGGGTTGAAGAACGGCGGAGCCACGTGCTACATGAACGCTGTGTTTCAGCAGCTCTACATGCAGCCCGGCCTTCCAGAG GCCTTCCTGTCCATCGAGGAGGACACGGATCAGCCGGAGGAGAGCGTCTTCTACCAGGTCCAGTCTCTGTTCGGCCACCTGATGGAGAGCAAGCTGCAGTACTACATCCCTGAGAACTTCTGGAAG ATCTTCAAGATGTGGAACAAGGAGTTATACGTGAGAGAGCAGCAGGATGCTTACGAGTTCTTCACCAGCCTGGTGGACCAGCTGGACGAGCATCtcaag aaaATGGGTCGGGAACAGATCTTCAAAAACACGTTTCAGGGAATCTTCTCCGACCAGAAGATCTGTAAAGACTGTCCTCACCG GTACGAGCGAGAAGAAACCTTCATGGCGTTGAACCTCGGCGTGACGTCCTGCCAAAGCCTTGAGATCTCGCTGGACCAGTTTGTGAGGGGCGAGGTGCTGGAGGGCAGCAACGCCTACTACTGCGAGAAGTGCAAGGAGAAG AGGACCACCGTGAAGAGGACCTGCATCAAGTCCCTGCCCAGCGTCCTCTGCATCCACCTCATGCGCTTCGGCTTCGACTGGGAGAGCGGACGCTCCATCAAATACGACGAGCAGATCCGG TTCCCCTGGGTGCTGAACATGGAGCCCTACACCGTCTCGGGGATGGCCCGTCAGGACTGCAGCGGAGAGGCCGGCGAGGGGCGGGGCGAGGGCCCCTCGGGGGGCTCGCCCAGGAAGAAGGTCACCATCTCGGAGAACTACGAGCTGGTGGGGGTCGTGGTCCACAGCGGGCAGGCGCACGCCGGTCACTACTACTCCTTCATTAAGGACAGACG AGGCAGCGCTCGGGGACGTTGGTACAAGTTCAACGacaacgtggtggaggagttcgACATGAACGACGAAACCTTGGAGTACGAATGCTTTGGTGGAGAGTACCGGCCCAAAGTTTACGACCAAT CCAATCCGTACCCCGACGTGCGGAGGAGGTACTGGAACGCCTACATGTTGTTCTATCAGAAGATCAGCGACCAGAACTCTCCCGTCCTGCCCAAGAAGAGCCGAGTGAGCATCATGAGGCAGGAGGCCGAGGACCTGACCCT gtctgccccctcctcccccgacgTGTCCCCCCagtcctccccccgccccccccgggccAACAATGACCGCCTCACCCTCCTCACCCGCCTGGTCCGCAAGGGGGAGAAGAAGGGTCTGTTTGTGGAGAAGATGCCTGCAAGCATCTATCAG ATGGTGAGAGACGAGAACCTGAAGTTCATGAAGAACCGAGACGTCTACAACAGCGACTACTTCAACTTCACCCTATCTCTGGCCTCCGTCAACGCG ACGAAGCTGAAGCATCCCGACTACCAGCCGATGGCCAAAGAGAGTCTTCAGCTGGccgttcacttcctgtttcacaccTACCTTCACACCAAGAAGAAGCTCCG gGTGGACACGGAGGAGTGGATGGCGACGGTGGAGGTGCTGCTGTCTAAGAGCCGCGAGGCGTGTCAGTGGATGGTCCAGTACCTGGTGGGACCGGAGGGCCGCGAGATCACCAG ggtgtGCCTGCTGGAGTGCAGCGTGAGGGAGGTGCGGGTGGTGGTGGCCTCCATCCTGGAGAAGACCCTGGAGAGCGCCCTCCACTTCGGGGACCCAGGGGTGGACGACCTGACGGACACGCTGCTCTCTCTGCTGGACAAAGACGTCCCGGAGAACGTGAAGAACTGCGCGCAGTACTTCGGCCTCTTCAGCAGCTTCGCCCAGCAG GGGTGCGGCCCGtgtcagctgctgctgaagcaCTCTGCGTATCGCCGGATGCTCGTCTTCCTGCTGGGACCCAACCGGCAGAACAACCAG AACCGGCGGTGGAGTCCGGCTCAGGCTCGTGagttcctccacctccacagcGCTCTGGCCCTCATCACGCTGCACTGCGACCTCAACCCCCAACGGACCGagg ctCCAGGAGGGTTCGTACTGCGTGTGAGCTGCGTCCCGGCCTCCACTGAGCTCCTCCCCCTGCACGCCGACATCCTGGCATCGCTCTTCACTCCAGAGGGACAGCCTTACCTTCTGGAG GTGATGTTTGCCATGCGGGAGTTGTCGGGGCCGCTCTCGCTCCTCATAGAGATGGTGACCTACTCTTCATACTGTAACGAGCCCTTCTCCCTCggtgtgctgcagctgctgaag ACGCAGCTGGAGACGGCTCCGCCCCACGAACTCAAGAACGTCTTCCAgatgctgcaggagctgctg GTGATGGAAGATCCTCTGCAGACACAGAGACTCAAGTATGCCTTTGAGTCGGAGAAAGGCCTTCTAG ctttgATGCACCAGAGCAACAACGTGGACAGCCGGCGCTGCTACCAGTGTGTCAAGTTCCTGGTCACGTTGGCCCAGAA gtgtGCTCCAGCCAAAGATTACTTCAAGGACCTTTCTGGTCACTGGAGCTGGGCGGTGCAGTGGCTGCAGAAGAAG ATGACTGAACATTACTGGACTCCACAGAGCAACGTCTCCAATGAGACGTCCACCAACAAGACCTTCCAGCGCACCATCTCTGCACAG GATACGCTGGCCTACGCCACGGCGCTGCTCAACGAGAAGGAGCAGTCCGGCAGCAGCAACGGCTCCGACGGCAGCCCGGCCAACGACGGCGCCGAGCGCAGCCTCCGTCAG GGGTCGGAGTCTCCCATGATGCTCGGCGATTCAAAGAGCGACCTTGAAGATGTCGACCCCTAG